The Alteromonas stellipolaris genome includes a region encoding these proteins:
- a CDS encoding Stealth CR1 domain-containing protein, which translates to MTLSTSNSSPDPVSQESGIDFVILWVDGDAPEHRAKRQAFLSSDIGCNPGDEEQSIDNLRFIQTSELRYCLRSIKHHAPWYRKIWLVTDSQIPSFLESKKLYKDRIEIVDHKAIFSGNEKYLPTFNTRSIVSLIDKIPGLSQKFIYGNDDFMLGGNVAPDFFFKQGLPVVYGDWVSHTAEIKPTLYQQGMMNAAKMLGFPSHSFINISHGFQPMDRQIIETLRDKFPAQFTNNLAHKFRHRSQFLLESLHNHYCYRHKNVETSGTEPMVHFSFQLCREGEAEKIKFLFDLFRQNKRKMFCINEYQSLYPRLPFVKSDLEALCGPPLVSELAL; encoded by the coding sequence ATGACTTTATCTACGTCCAATAGTAGCCCAGATCCAGTTAGTCAAGAAAGTGGTATAGATTTCGTTATACTTTGGGTAGACGGAGATGCGCCTGAACACCGTGCCAAAAGGCAGGCCTTTTTATCTTCTGATATAGGTTGTAATCCAGGAGATGAAGAGCAGTCGATTGATAACCTAAGATTTATACAGACAAGCGAACTGCGATATTGTCTACGTTCAATAAAGCATCATGCCCCCTGGTATAGGAAAATTTGGCTGGTAACCGATAGTCAAATACCTTCATTTTTAGAGTCCAAAAAGCTTTATAAAGATCGCATCGAGATAGTTGATCACAAAGCTATATTTTCTGGAAATGAAAAGTACCTGCCTACATTTAACACCCGCAGCATAGTATCTTTAATCGATAAAATTCCAGGGTTGAGCCAGAAATTTATATATGGCAACGATGATTTTATGCTTGGGGGCAATGTTGCGCCTGACTTTTTCTTCAAGCAAGGGCTGCCTGTAGTTTATGGTGATTGGGTCTCACACACCGCCGAAATAAAGCCAACACTATATCAGCAAGGCATGATGAATGCCGCAAAAATGCTCGGGTTCCCTTCTCACTCTTTTATAAATATAAGCCATGGGTTTCAACCTATGGATAGACAAATTATCGAAACGCTTAGGGATAAATTTCCAGCTCAATTCACAAATAACTTAGCTCACAAGTTCAGGCACCGTAGCCAATTTTTGCTTGAATCCTTACACAATCATTATTGCTACCGACATAAAAACGTTGAGACAAGCGGTACCGAACCCATGGTACATTTTAGTTTTCAGTTATGCCGAGAAGGTGAGGCTGAAAAAATTAAGTTTCTTTTTGACTTGTTTCGTCAAAACAAACGGAAAATGTTTTGTATCAACGAGTATCAATCACTTTACCCCCGTTTACCCTTTGTAAAAAGTGACTTAGAAGCGCTCTGTGGCCCGCCACTCGTGTCTGAATTAGCCCTTTAA